From Halichondria panicea chromosome 12, odHalPani1.1, whole genome shotgun sequence, a single genomic window includes:
- the LOC135345038 gene encoding uncharacterized protein LOC135345038: MADKPTTAGPCKCSNCNCGPDCQCGDKCTGGESGCCLCVCKGCAGADCKCGPNCKCPKKGIDCCVAGPCKRADCKCPDCQCGDKCDGNCCPCVCKGCAGADCKCGPNCKCPKKGIDCCVAGPCKRADCKCPDCQCGDKCDGNCCPCVCKGCAGADCKCGPNCKCPKKGIDCCVAGPCKRADCKCPDCQCGDKCDGNCCPCVCKGCAGADCKCGPNCKCPKKGIDCCVAGPCKRTDCKCPDCQCGDKCDGNCCPCVCKGCAGADCKCGPDCKCPKKGIDCCVPK, translated from the exons ATGGCGGACAAACCAACTACAGCTGGACCCTGCAAGTGCA GCAACTGTAACTGTGGCCCTGACTGTCAGTGTGGTGACAAGTGTACTGGTGGAGAGAGTGGCTgttgcctctgtgtgtgtaagggaTGTGCTGGTGCAGACTGCAAGTGTGGACCCAACTGCAAATGCCCCAAGAAAGGCATTGATTGCTGTGTAGCTGGACCTTGCAAACGCG CTGACTGCAAGTGCCCTGACTGCCAGTGTGGAGACAAGTGTGATGGAAATTGCTGCCCTTGTGTGTGTAAGGGATGTGCTGGTGCAGACTGCAAGTGTGGACCCAACTGCAAATGCCCCAAGAAAGGTATCGATTGCTGTGTAGCTGGACCTTGCAAACGCG CTGACTGCAAGTGCCCTGACTGCCAGTGTGGAGACAAGTGTGATGGAAATTGCTGCCCTTGTGTGTGTAAGGGATGTGCTGGTGCAGACTGCAAGTGTGGACCCAACTGCAAATGCCCCAAGAAAGGTATCGATTGCTGTGTAGCTGGACCTTGCAAACGCG CTGACTGCAAGTGCCCTGACTGCCAGTGTGGAGACAAGTGTGATGGAAATTGTTGCCCTTGTGTGTGTAAGGGATGTGCTGGTGCAGACTGCAAGTGTGGACCCAACTGCAAATGCCCCAAGAAAGGCATTGATTGCTGTGTAGCTGGACCTTGCAAACGTA CTGACTGCAAGTGCCCTGACTGCCAGTGTGGAGACAAGTGTGATGGAAATTGCTGTCcttgtgtgtgtaaggggTGTGCTGGTGCAGACTGCAAGTGTGGACCTGACTGCAAATGCCCCAAGAAAGGCATTGATTGCTGCGTCCCAAAATGA